The proteins below come from a single Myxococcus xanthus genomic window:
- a CDS encoding radical SAM protein, whose amino-acid sequence MRVPGLRYRDEWLPNFFPAKQVGPDHFVRLSRTGAMQLLSGAENAQLDEISMDEALFERLEQTSHLITAQNSSRVLEDLKRWHDRTYAGPGLHIVVLSKRCNLNCTYCHMNPENISADSKRFDMQPDVADAIIRFALGSPAPFLGFEFQGGEPFLNFEGMKYFVEEARRQNEAVGKRLRFSVVSNLMVATDEHIAYCKENRINVSYSLNGPEDIHDSFRVTRSGAGSFRKVMERLSHFRDRFPGVLSASPLCVVGASNAKELKRTIDFYHAEGFKDLAILKLKALGNARKEKLPFDIQDFLHYYLDALDYIYEKNRQENENYSERVVRVVLAKILQSTDTGFVDWRNPVGDFGSAITYDHDGEILPSDEARSMRSEFGLGNVKGTTYDALIRNKATFRSMNLSLRDRDPQCRECAFNPYCGVLPVLDYARTGDATPRPHASEECLQTLAVVEWVLRKLVEDPIPLLRMMPGMDAALVEMANGLPTEPSSQAMPPMLSVQSG is encoded by the coding sequence ATGAGGGTCCCAGGGTTGCGTTATCGCGACGAGTGGCTGCCCAACTTCTTCCCCGCGAAGCAGGTGGGCCCGGACCACTTCGTGCGGCTGTCCCGGACGGGCGCCATGCAACTGCTGTCCGGCGCGGAGAATGCCCAGCTCGATGAAATCTCCATGGATGAGGCCCTGTTCGAGCGGCTCGAGCAGACCAGCCACCTCATCACCGCGCAGAACTCGTCGCGCGTGCTGGAGGACCTCAAGCGCTGGCATGACCGGACCTACGCGGGGCCGGGGCTCCATATCGTCGTGCTGTCCAAGCGGTGCAACCTCAACTGCACCTACTGCCACATGAACCCGGAGAACATCTCCGCGGACTCCAAGCGCTTCGACATGCAGCCCGACGTCGCGGATGCCATCATCCGCTTCGCGCTCGGTTCTCCGGCCCCCTTCCTGGGTTTCGAGTTCCAGGGCGGCGAGCCCTTCTTGAACTTCGAGGGCATGAAGTACTTCGTCGAGGAGGCCCGCAGGCAGAACGAAGCCGTGGGCAAGCGGCTCCGCTTCTCCGTGGTGAGCAACCTCATGGTCGCCACCGACGAGCACATCGCGTACTGCAAGGAGAACCGCATCAACGTGTCGTATTCGTTGAACGGTCCCGAGGACATTCACGACTCATTCCGAGTCACTCGGAGCGGGGCGGGCAGCTTCCGCAAGGTCATGGAGCGGCTGAGCCACTTCCGCGACCGATTCCCCGGCGTGCTCAGCGCGTCGCCCCTGTGCGTGGTGGGGGCCTCCAACGCCAAGGAGCTGAAGCGCACCATCGACTTCTATCATGCGGAGGGCTTCAAGGACCTCGCCATCCTCAAGCTCAAGGCCCTGGGCAACGCCCGCAAGGAGAAGCTGCCCTTCGACATCCAGGACTTCCTCCACTACTACCTGGACGCGCTCGATTACATCTACGAGAAGAACCGCCAGGAGAACGAGAACTACTCCGAGCGCGTGGTCCGGGTCGTCCTGGCCAAGATTCTCCAGTCGACGGATACGGGCTTCGTGGACTGGCGCAACCCGGTCGGGGACTTCGGTTCGGCCATCACCTATGACCATGACGGCGAAATCCTGCCGTCGGACGAAGCCCGTTCGATGCGCTCCGAGTTCGGCTTGGGCAACGTGAAGGGGACGACCTATGACGCGCTCATCCGCAACAAGGCCACGTTCCGGTCCATGAACCTGTCGCTGCGGGATCGTGACCCGCAGTGCCGCGAGTGCGCCTTCAATCCCTACTGCGGCGTGCTGCCGGTGCTCGACTATGCCCGGACCGGGGACGCGACGCCGCGCCCCCATGCGTCCGAGGAATGCCTGCAGACGTTGGCGGTCGTGGAGTGGGTCCTGCGCAAGCTCGTGGAGGACCCCATCCCCCTGTTGCGGATGATGCCTGGAATGGACGCCGCCCTGGTGGAGATGGCCAACGGTCTGCCGACAGAGCCTTCCTCGCAGGCCATGCCGCCGATGCTGAGCGTGCAGAGCGGCTGA
- a CDS encoding aKG-HExxH-type peptide beta-hydroxylase, which yields MQFQDAFTFPTPLSPETEASARELLRAQQMGQLDLLMGWVQQPERLGKLGGCATELQSLLSEAFELVERAPALAREFLEHWSTTVLLGRLLGPAAVGPGLIQCLMGNLASLLIVQRLRGEVTHGEAFFVTPRTLYCLPRGERLDVRGPGEGRVVWHFSGAECLLSVEGHSGPGLRIPLPLMGDAPVSIQPLPWSETWNVPVLDDSEMLGITGRRDQAGIPDDGSTGTWRPMPLLQSTEEAFHILGKLWPEVLDWARVLLPALVDMGGPENRSVRCSSSYGAGTPVFLTRVANGLEHAEDLVHELQHERMYLLLDSRAFGRWDDSRPEFVSAYRTDPRPLRGVHLGLHSFLAVNRLRLLALDRPEFKQREWRFQLLKSHRCNLLSFRTLLDFERPTPEGRVLLAQMAQALSEQHPLIERVADADMDQAFDTWMKQHFSRVAASGPVVNDAETYMGWREAAVLAARYTQHAGGAA from the coding sequence ATGCAATTCCAAGATGCCTTCACGTTCCCGACGCCGTTGTCCCCCGAGACGGAAGCCTCGGCGCGTGAGCTGTTGCGTGCGCAGCAGATGGGGCAGCTCGATCTGCTCATGGGCTGGGTCCAACAGCCGGAGCGGCTCGGGAAGTTGGGGGGATGTGCCACGGAGCTTCAGTCCCTCCTCTCCGAGGCGTTCGAGCTCGTCGAGCGCGCGCCGGCGCTGGCGCGTGAGTTCCTGGAGCACTGGAGCACGACGGTGCTGCTCGGCCGCTTGCTGGGGCCCGCCGCCGTCGGGCCTGGCTTGATTCAATGCCTGATGGGCAACCTTGCTTCTCTGCTCATCGTCCAGCGGCTGCGGGGAGAGGTCACCCACGGCGAAGCCTTCTTCGTGACGCCGCGGACGCTCTACTGCCTGCCTCGGGGTGAGCGGCTCGACGTGCGCGGCCCCGGCGAGGGGCGCGTCGTTTGGCACTTCTCTGGCGCGGAGTGCCTGCTCTCCGTCGAGGGGCACTCCGGCCCCGGGCTGCGCATCCCGCTGCCGCTCATGGGCGATGCGCCCGTGAGCATCCAGCCATTGCCCTGGTCCGAGACCTGGAACGTTCCGGTGCTGGACGACAGCGAGATGCTCGGCATCACCGGCCGGCGCGACCAGGCGGGCATCCCGGACGATGGGAGCACGGGCACCTGGCGGCCCATGCCCCTGCTGCAAAGCACGGAGGAGGCCTTCCACATCCTGGGGAAGCTGTGGCCCGAAGTGCTCGACTGGGCCCGCGTGTTGCTCCCCGCGCTCGTCGACATGGGGGGCCCGGAGAACCGGAGCGTGCGTTGCTCGTCCTCGTATGGGGCTGGCACGCCTGTCTTCCTCACGCGCGTGGCCAACGGCCTGGAGCATGCGGAGGACCTGGTCCACGAGCTGCAACACGAGCGCATGTATCTGCTGCTCGACTCGCGCGCATTCGGACGGTGGGACGACTCACGTCCCGAGTTCGTCTCCGCCTACCGCACCGACCCTCGCCCCCTCCGAGGCGTGCATCTGGGCCTGCACTCCTTCCTGGCGGTGAACCGGCTCCGGCTGCTGGCGCTGGACAGGCCCGAGTTCAAGCAGCGGGAGTGGCGCTTCCAACTGCTCAAGTCACACCGCTGCAACCTGCTCTCCTTCCGGACCCTCCTGGACTTCGAGCGTCCCACGCCCGAAGGGCGCGTGCTCCTCGCGCAGATGGCCCAGGCCCTGAGTGAGCAGCATCCGCTCATCGAGCGTGTCGCGGATGCGGACATGGACCAGGCCTTCGACACCTGGATGAAGCAGCACTTCTCGCGAGTGGCCGCCAGCGGTCCCGTGGTGAATGACGCCGAGACATACATGGGCTGGCGCGAGGCGGCAGTGCTCGCGGCCCGCTATACCCAGCACGCCGGAGGTGCCGCATGA
- a CDS encoding MBL fold metallo-hydrolase has protein sequence MQTFIEHLGHTSFVIQRGPLRVLIDPVLVLRELEFRQPACPAWFFDDLSSVDAVFFSHAHDDHLHPPSLLGLREDVALYFLDRPKPGAAPESSARAILTALGFRNLHPFLEGDVVELAQDLRIHILPAQCSGEGEEQCALLVETPDVLALDAVDVTDSPRTREALEAFRGRVDVAFVPTGASVQWQGFWNQMDSVGALAFCDWLKPARIATCGGTLSMAGRPREDRLERYPVDRAHWMAAAVTRAHDSALVPWKPPYRLVYGEHVLERCALLQPGRRFEPARGQRRPQALLTTFFTGYHPSKPIQRWGWGDNNDLVRWLEPFEAIREVVRASTRDLRYLLERCQVSVNKTPAAVLAPRTLRCLVEGKAFELAARLVSLLPSKVSEPTDMDAGYFAAVEAALLSEPALEEPQREDLAACLWMDRGLFHIQCMSRRMKELARRDERTEALRASHQSVLRDSLLQRRPVLGPYHLRVTRDLARLLDARPLSPETSEVLCYASPAGIRYQPLSTLEALLLDQCDGRTVAEMVGDVSAALSLPHDDVRSAIFTFLSHLSHESPLVLDWSH, from the coding sequence GTGCAGACTTTCATCGAGCACCTGGGCCACACCTCTTTTGTCATTCAGCGCGGTCCTCTGAGGGTTCTCATCGACCCGGTGCTGGTGCTGCGGGAGCTGGAGTTTCGGCAGCCTGCATGTCCCGCGTGGTTCTTCGATGACCTGTCGTCGGTGGACGCGGTCTTCTTCTCCCACGCGCACGACGACCATCTCCATCCACCCAGCCTGTTGGGGCTTCGCGAAGACGTCGCCCTCTACTTCCTCGACAGGCCGAAGCCTGGCGCGGCGCCTGAGTCGAGCGCTCGCGCGATTCTCACGGCGCTGGGCTTTCGCAATCTCCATCCCTTCCTGGAGGGGGACGTCGTCGAGCTGGCCCAGGACCTGCGCATCCACATCCTGCCCGCGCAGTGTTCGGGAGAGGGCGAGGAGCAATGTGCCCTGCTGGTGGAGACGCCGGATGTGCTGGCGCTGGACGCGGTGGATGTGACGGATTCACCCCGGACGCGCGAAGCGCTGGAGGCCTTCCGGGGCCGGGTTGATGTCGCCTTCGTTCCCACGGGGGCCTCGGTCCAGTGGCAGGGCTTCTGGAATCAGATGGACTCCGTGGGAGCGCTCGCGTTCTGCGATTGGCTGAAGCCAGCGCGTATCGCGACCTGTGGGGGCACGCTGTCCATGGCGGGGCGGCCGCGGGAAGACCGCCTGGAGCGCTACCCGGTCGACAGAGCGCATTGGATGGCCGCCGCGGTGACTCGCGCTCATGACTCGGCGCTCGTGCCCTGGAAGCCTCCGTATCGGCTCGTCTATGGCGAGCACGTCCTGGAGCGCTGCGCGCTGCTGCAGCCCGGCCGTCGTTTCGAACCGGCGCGGGGGCAGCGGCGTCCCCAGGCCCTGCTGACGACCTTCTTCACGGGATATCACCCGAGCAAACCCATTCAGCGTTGGGGCTGGGGAGACAACAACGACCTCGTGCGTTGGCTGGAGCCATTCGAAGCCATCCGGGAAGTGGTGCGCGCATCCACCCGCGACCTGCGCTACTTGCTGGAGCGGTGCCAGGTGTCCGTCAACAAGACCCCCGCGGCGGTCCTGGCGCCCCGGACGCTCCGCTGCCTCGTGGAGGGCAAGGCCTTCGAGCTCGCGGCGAGGCTGGTCTCGCTCCTCCCGTCGAAGGTCTCGGAGCCCACGGACATGGATGCTGGCTACTTCGCCGCTGTCGAGGCCGCGCTCCTGTCTGAGCCGGCGCTCGAGGAGCCGCAGCGGGAGGACCTGGCGGCCTGCCTGTGGATGGACCGGGGCCTGTTCCACATTCAGTGCATGTCACGCCGGATGAAGGAGTTGGCCCGCCGTGACGAGCGCACCGAGGCGCTTCGCGCGAGCCATCAGTCGGTCCTGCGTGACAGCCTCCTCCAGCGCCGCCCGGTGTTGGGTCCCTACCACCTGCGAGTCACACGAGACCTGGCGCGGCTGCTGGACGCGCGCCCGCTGTCGCCGGAGACGTCCGAGGTCCTGTGTTACGCGAGCCCGGCGGGCATCCGCTATCAGCCGCTGTCGACGCTCGAGGCGCTCCTGCTGGACCAATGTGATGGACGCACGGTCGCCGAGATGGTCGGCGACGTGAGCGCGGCCCTCTCCCTGCCTCACGACGACGTCCGGTCGGCCATCTTCACGTTCCTGTCCCATCTGTCGCACGAGTCGCCGTTGGTGCTCGACTGGAGTCACTGA
- a CDS encoding serine/threonine-protein kinase translates to MSEEKNRSAPPEGTDATLLSPHPRPAITDVTEGALFAGRYVLEDLAGRGGMGAVYRARDTLVGDVVALKLLELGASPAPEWLERFRREVRLARRITHRHVARTFDLGEHSGRLYLTMEYVEGESLQTLMDREHTVPPARAARLVLALCEGLAAAHAAGVVHRDLKPANVLVEARGRVVLTDFGIARALAGEGASRTQGLVGTPMYMAPEQLESGEVDARADLYATGLVLYQLLTGAPPFAGDSPMAVAVARLRQPPPDPRLLAAVPDALAELVLACLSREPSGRPRDAACVADALRQWLGSVGEAIEPKHAHGVHLGTRGHALGGDSVSSVVGTHGTSTPRSSGASQVSAATHGASTPQPSGFGHASMSSGGLVARTPLRPDEQSLAVLPLRFLGASDQAFLGDGVTEALIDVLSRTRGLRVQSSGATERFRQERDPRVAARELGVELLVDGTLQAAGKTVRVTLRVVEGASGTQLWSGRFDDADDDPFQLQDRLGQRLAEALRGELTILAYRSTVPAEALALYRQALSRMLAHSMTGELKDEVITPLEQLHASVPGFPHAAAQHAVATLRAGFISTLADEVDWDALARTSLERARQVAPELVETKLAQAILATREGRWRDAVVALRTALDTAPTFAPALQLLGNLQCEAGRADEGLPRLKLAYSLEPGMTICLVEVARCSALRGDDATYQWCMARLNSQPLLGMPVLILRMRVAAWRGDMDDVRQCRDALNEDPSHMASYVATYCSAALGEVSVEAAMATLDDMLTRQQVSSRFASMVCQLAAELMCIRGAPAEALRYLQQAANLALIDLEWMDRCPALTPLRAQPGFAEARRKVRSRVEAIWSA, encoded by the coding sequence GTGTCCGAGGAGAAAAACCGGAGTGCGCCACCCGAGGGGACCGATGCGACGTTGCTATCGCCGCACCCGCGTCCCGCCATCACCGACGTGACGGAAGGCGCGCTGTTCGCCGGGCGCTATGTCCTCGAGGATTTGGCCGGGCGCGGTGGAATGGGCGCGGTGTACCGGGCGCGGGACACGCTGGTGGGCGACGTGGTGGCGTTGAAGTTGCTGGAGTTGGGCGCTTCGCCCGCGCCGGAGTGGCTGGAGCGCTTCCGCCGCGAGGTCCGTCTGGCCCGGCGCATCACCCATCGGCACGTGGCGCGGACCTTCGACCTGGGCGAGCACTCGGGCCGCCTCTACCTGACCATGGAGTACGTGGAGGGAGAGAGTCTTCAAACGTTGATGGACCGCGAGCACACGGTGCCTCCCGCGCGGGCGGCGCGGCTGGTCCTGGCGCTCTGTGAAGGCCTGGCGGCGGCGCATGCCGCGGGTGTCGTGCACCGGGACTTGAAGCCGGCCAACGTCCTGGTGGAGGCCCGTGGCCGCGTGGTGCTCACCGACTTCGGCATTGCCCGGGCATTGGCGGGCGAGGGGGCTTCGCGCACGCAGGGACTGGTGGGCACGCCCATGTACATGGCGCCCGAGCAGTTGGAGAGTGGCGAGGTGGATGCCCGCGCCGACCTCTACGCCACGGGCCTGGTGCTCTACCAGTTGCTCACCGGAGCGCCTCCGTTCGCCGGTGATTCGCCCATGGCCGTGGCTGTGGCCCGTCTGAGGCAGCCGCCGCCTGATCCACGTTTGCTGGCGGCGGTGCCGGATGCGCTGGCGGAGTTGGTGCTCGCGTGCTTGTCGCGTGAGCCCTCCGGCCGGCCGCGGGACGCGGCCTGTGTGGCGGATGCGCTGAGGCAGTGGCTTGGTTCTGTCGGCGAGGCCATCGAGCCCAAACATGCCCATGGCGTGCACCTCGGGACGCGAGGACACGCGCTGGGTGGCGATAGCGTGTCCTCCGTGGTGGGAACTCACGGCACGTCCACGCCAAGGTCCAGCGGCGCTTCCCAGGTTTCGGCTGCTACCCATGGCGCGTCCACGCCACAGCCCAGCGGTTTCGGCCATGCCTCGATGTCCTCGGGCGGGCTGGTAGCTCGCACGCCGTTGCGCCCTGATGAGCAGTCGCTGGCGGTGCTGCCGCTGCGCTTCCTGGGCGCTTCAGACCAGGCATTTCTGGGCGACGGCGTGACGGAGGCGCTCATCGACGTGCTGTCGAGGACGCGGGGCCTCCGGGTGCAGAGCAGCGGGGCCACGGAGCGTTTCCGGCAGGAGCGGGACCCTCGCGTCGCGGCGCGCGAGCTGGGAGTGGAGTTGCTGGTGGATGGGACGCTCCAGGCCGCGGGCAAGACGGTGCGCGTGACGCTCCGGGTGGTGGAGGGCGCGTCGGGCACGCAGCTATGGAGCGGCCGTTTCGACGATGCGGATGACGACCCATTCCAGCTCCAGGACCGGCTGGGGCAGCGTCTGGCGGAAGCCCTGCGCGGCGAGTTGACCATCCTGGCCTACCGCTCCACCGTGCCAGCGGAGGCCCTTGCCCTCTACCGGCAGGCGCTCTCCCGGATGCTCGCGCACTCGATGACGGGCGAATTGAAGGACGAGGTCATCACGCCGCTCGAACAGCTTCACGCCTCGGTGCCTGGCTTCCCGCACGCGGCGGCGCAGCATGCGGTGGCGACGCTTCGGGCGGGCTTCATCAGCACCCTGGCGGACGAGGTCGACTGGGATGCCCTGGCGCGGACCAGCCTGGAACGGGCCCGCCAGGTGGCGCCGGAACTCGTGGAGACGAAGCTGGCCCAGGCCATCCTGGCCACCCGCGAAGGCCGGTGGCGGGACGCGGTGGTGGCCTTGCGCACGGCGCTCGACACGGCCCCCACGTTCGCTCCCGCGCTCCAACTCCTCGGCAACCTCCAATGTGAGGCGGGGCGCGCGGACGAAGGACTGCCGCGCTTGAAGCTGGCCTACTCACTGGAGCCGGGCATGACCATCTGCCTGGTCGAGGTGGCGCGTTGCAGTGCGCTGCGTGGCGATGATGCGACCTACCAGTGGTGCATGGCGCGCCTGAACAGTCAGCCCCTGCTGGGCATGCCGGTCCTCATCCTCCGCATGCGGGTCGCGGCCTGGAGGGGCGACATGGACGACGTCCGCCAGTGCCGGGACGCGTTGAACGAAGACCCGAGCCACATGGCCTCCTACGTGGCCACCTACTGCTCGGCGGCCCTGGGCGAGGTGTCGGTGGAGGCCGCGATGGCGACCCTGGACGACATGCTCACCCGGCAGCAGGTGAGCTCGCGCTTCGCGTCGATGGTGTGTCAGCTCGCGGCGGAGTTGATGTGCATCCGGGGCGCGCCCGCCGAGGCGCTGCGTTATCTCCAGCAGGCGGCGAACCTGGCGCTCATCGACCTGGAGTGGATGGACCGCTGCCCGGCGCTGACGCCCCTGCGCGCGCAGCCCGGCTTCGCGGAGGCGCGGCGCAAGGTGCGCTCCCGCGTGGAAGCCATCTGGTCCGCATGA
- the xth gene encoding exodeoxyribonuclease III — translation MKIATWNVNSVRARQERLLAWLKKAQPDVLCLQELKCVDDDFPMEAVRELGYHAAVHGQKTYNGVAILAKEEPKDVVKGLSDGVDDSHARLIAATVGGIRVVSAYAPNGQSVDSPQYQYKLEWYGRLRRYLDTRHKPDEPLVLGGDWNVAPEDIDTYDPKLWEGQTLFTLKERDALQRLGAFGLSDAFRRLHPGVQKFTWWDYRMLGFPKNLGLRIDHLYVTAPVAERLTVVDVDREERKGKQPSDHAPVWLELRD, via the coding sequence ATGAAGATCGCCACCTGGAACGTGAACTCGGTGCGGGCCCGTCAGGAACGGCTGCTCGCCTGGTTGAAGAAGGCCCAGCCGGATGTCCTCTGCCTGCAGGAGCTCAAGTGCGTGGACGACGACTTCCCCATGGAGGCCGTGCGGGAGTTGGGCTACCACGCCGCCGTCCACGGGCAGAAGACGTACAACGGCGTCGCCATCCTCGCGAAGGAGGAGCCGAAGGACGTCGTGAAGGGCCTGTCCGACGGCGTGGATGATTCGCATGCGCGCCTCATCGCGGCGACCGTGGGCGGCATCCGCGTGGTGAGCGCGTACGCGCCCAATGGCCAGTCGGTGGACTCGCCGCAGTACCAGTACAAGCTGGAGTGGTACGGCCGGCTGCGGCGCTACCTGGACACACGGCACAAGCCCGACGAGCCCCTGGTGCTGGGCGGGGACTGGAACGTGGCGCCCGAGGACATCGACACCTATGACCCGAAGTTGTGGGAAGGCCAGACGCTCTTCACGCTGAAGGAGCGGGATGCCCTCCAGCGCCTGGGCGCCTTCGGGCTTTCGGATGCCTTCCGCAGGCTGCACCCTGGCGTTCAGAAGTTCACCTGGTGGGATTACCGCATGCTCGGCTTCCCGAAGAACCTGGGCCTGCGCATCGACCACCTCTACGTGACGGCGCCCGTGGCCGAACGACTGACGGTCGTGGACGTGGACCGCGAGGAGCGCAAGGGCAAGCAGCCCTCGGACCACGCTCCCGTGTGGCTCGAACTGCGCGACTGA
- a CDS encoding tetratricopeptide repeat protein, whose product MRRNHTKPTSHSSFRPPASVRRALVLASLVVLGLALAWADAPLPRALRAWLAAEEQSTSNADAAAPDAASPRGDAAAFPPAFEQRATRRDIGIAHVGAASEAASEGSNIAPDAELALPHRHGRRVDHLSRAHLLRDWDDLAGALTECRRAIHDAPDDVAALALAAELAGLTGRTDLAVRAHAQLGRLLPLDARPLVRQARLLVSLGRHAEAVSVGEEAVLRNPEYVEAYQVLGRAHLVQGELAKAMLRFEQAVHLHPEHGYALNNLGLTYLRAGEAQKAADVLVRAAELLPHVAYVHNNLGVAYERLGQVEEARAAYAAAMHLSPRYVQARVNADRMRRTAHADMAGARTAREQLLPSQGEAPASR is encoded by the coding sequence ATGCGCCGCAACCACACGAAGCCCACGTCCCACTCCAGCTTCCGCCCGCCGGCCTCCGTGCGGCGCGCGCTGGTGCTGGCAAGCCTCGTGGTGCTCGGACTGGCCCTGGCGTGGGCGGATGCGCCGCTGCCCAGGGCACTGCGCGCGTGGCTGGCCGCGGAGGAGCAGTCCACGTCCAATGCGGACGCCGCGGCACCGGATGCAGCCAGTCCTCGGGGTGACGCCGCCGCGTTTCCGCCGGCTTTCGAGCAGCGCGCGACGCGTAGAGACATCGGCATCGCGCACGTCGGAGCCGCGTCCGAAGCCGCATCGGAAGGTTCGAACATCGCGCCGGACGCCGAGCTCGCGTTGCCACACAGGCATGGACGGCGCGTGGACCACTTGAGCCGGGCCCACCTGTTGCGCGACTGGGACGACCTCGCTGGCGCGCTCACCGAGTGTCGCCGTGCGATTCATGACGCCCCCGACGACGTGGCCGCCTTGGCGCTGGCGGCGGAGCTCGCCGGGCTCACGGGCCGGACGGACCTGGCCGTGCGTGCCCATGCCCAGCTCGGCCGCCTGCTTCCCCTGGATGCCCGCCCCTTGGTGCGTCAGGCAAGGCTGCTGGTGTCCCTGGGCCGCCATGCCGAAGCGGTGTCCGTGGGCGAAGAGGCCGTGCTGCGCAATCCCGAGTACGTGGAGGCCTATCAGGTGCTCGGGCGCGCGCACCTTGTGCAGGGTGAGCTGGCGAAAGCGATGCTGCGCTTCGAGCAGGCCGTCCACCTCCACCCCGAGCACGGCTACGCCCTCAACAACCTGGGCCTCACCTACCTGCGTGCCGGAGAAGCCCAGAAGGCCGCGGACGTGCTCGTCCGGGCGGCGGAGCTGCTCCCTCACGTGGCTTATGTGCACAACAACCTGGGCGTGGCCTACGAGCGGCTCGGACAGGTGGAGGAGGCCCGGGCGGCCTATGCCGCCGCCATGCACCTGTCACCGCGCTACGTCCAGGCCCGCGTCAACGCGGACCGGATGCGCCGCACGGCCCACGCGGACATGGCCGGCGCCCGGACGGCTCGTGAGCAGCTGCTCCCCTCCCAGGGAGAGGCGCCTGCTTCCCGGTAG